A section of the Malus sylvestris chromosome 17, drMalSylv7.2, whole genome shotgun sequence genome encodes:
- the LOC126609568 gene encoding F-box/kelch-repeat protein At1g51550-like gives MAETSSTSRSSSSSFGYSFNGSPISNIAQDHLLTILLLLPVDSILCFAMTCKKFRALAASDSLWESICRRDWGPKTVEALKASNFGHQQLPWMRLYKQVSRVDSVYCHKFSDPDGELGFPSPRASHSLNFVSGCLVLFGGGCEGGRHLDDTWVAYIGNDFRRMLKWQKLNSGIPSGRFGHSSVVIDDFLVMFGGINDNGGRHNDTWVGQVACHESLGVTLSWKLLVVGSDAPSQRGAHAACCIDSRKMVIHGGIGLYGVRLCDTWVLELSENFRFGTWYEIRTHPCPPARSGHTLTCIGGARTVLFGGRGLGYDVLNDVWFLDICEGNPKWVQVHYELQNIPGGVSLPRVGHSATLMLGGHLLICGGEDSYRHRKNDFWVLDINAVPSITMQQPTPLNSMQLLAKMWKRFKANGYEPKCRSFHRACSDNSGRYLFVFGGMVDGLLQPADPAGLRFDGELLLVELVLR, from the exons ATGGCAGAAACCAGCAGCACTagcagaagcagcagcagcagcttcgGTTACTCCTTCAATGGCTCACCAATTTCCAACATAGCCCAAGACCACCTCCTCACAATCCTGCTGCTCCTTCCTGTGGATTCAATTCTTTGCTTTGCCATGACCTGCAAAAAGTTCAGAGCTTTGGCAGCATCTGACAGTCTGTGGGAGTCCATATGCAGGAGGGACTGGGGACCCAAAACAGTGGAGGCCCTCAAAGCTTCAAACTTTGGCCATCAGCAGCTGCCATGGATGAGGCTCTACAAGCAAGTATCTAGGGTTGACTCTGTGTATTGCCATAAATTTTCTGACCCGGATGGGGAATTGGGGTTCCCCAGTCCCAGGGCTTCTCATTCCCTCAATTTTGTGTCTGGTTGCTTGGTGTTGTTTGGTGGTGGATGTGAGGGAG GACGCCATCTAGACGACACATGGGTGGCATACATTGGTAATGATTTTCGGAGAATGTTGAAGTGGCAGAAGTTAAATTCTGGCATTCCAAGTGGTAGGTTTGGGCATTCTTCTGTTGTAATTGATGATTTTCTTGTTATGTTTGGAGGAATAAACGACAATGGGGGCCGTCACAATGATACATGGGTGGGGCAAGTAGCATGCCATGAGAGTCTTGGTGTCACACTCTCATGGAAGCTGCTTGTTGTGGGATCCGACGCACCTTCCCAGCGAGGGGCTCATGCTGCATGTTGCATTGACAGCAGAAAGATGGTTATCCATGGAGGAATTGGGCTTTACGGTGTGAGATTGTGTGACACATGGGTGTTGGAACTCTCAGAAAATTTTCGGTTTGGAACTTGGTATGAAATCAGGACTCATCCATGTCCCCCAGCTCGTTCGGGACACACACTGACCTGCATCGGAGGAGCACGAACGGTTTTATTTGGTGGGAGAGGATTAGGTTACGACGTGCTTAATGATGTCTGGTTCTTGGACATTTGTGAAGGTAATCCGAAATGGGTACAGGTACACTATGAGCTACAAAATATTCCAGGAGGAGTCTCTCTTCCGCGAGTTGGTCACTCAGCCACGCTCATGTTAGGCGGCCATCTGCTGATCTGTGGGGGAGAGGATTCGTACAGACACCGTAAAAATGACTTCTGGGTTTTAGACATAAATGCAGTTCCATCCATTACAATGCAGCAGCCAACTCCACTGAACTCTATGCAGTTATTGGCAAAAATGTGGAAGAGGTTCAAGGCAAATGGTTATGAGCCCAAATGCCGGTCCTTCCATCGAGCCTGCTCAGATAACTCGGGGCGGTACTTGTTTGTATTTGGCGGAATGGTGGATGGGTTGCTTCAGCCGGCTGACCCTGCCGGGCTGAGGTTTGACGGCGAGCTCCTGCTTGTGGAGCTTGTGCTGAGGTGA